A DNA window from Rhodococcus sp. Z13 contains the following coding sequences:
- the pcaQ gene encoding pca operon transcription factor PcaQ — MDLEFDLPRTEPDLAARIRLRHLRCFVVVAREQHVGRAADLLHLSQPAVTKTLNELETLAGVKLLDRGRHGAHLTAAGQRFLRHAREVTASLDAAAAALAGVGEPTPDPLRIGALPTVAGSLLPEVLTRLRARHPELDVRVRTDPNTVLLSALATGTVDVVLGRMAEPARMVGLSFELLYAETLVCVVRPGHPLAGRPVTLADLLDHPLVVATRGTVPRHAADALFERHGLRPPGGRLETLDLSVARGVVRRSDAVWITTERAPRDDLADGTLCRLDLPAAGTVEPVGVLRRSADTPSAALDNLLTLLRDIAVGETWQDFPHG; from the coding sequence TCGTCGTGGTCGCGCGCGAACAGCACGTCGGCCGCGCCGCGGACCTGCTGCACCTCAGCCAACCCGCCGTCACCAAGACGCTCAACGAACTCGAGACCCTGGCCGGGGTGAAACTGCTGGACCGGGGACGCCACGGCGCGCACCTGACCGCCGCGGGGCAGCGCTTCCTGCGGCACGCGCGGGAGGTCACCGCGTCGCTCGACGCCGCCGCCGCGGCCCTGGCCGGCGTCGGTGAGCCCACCCCCGACCCGCTGCGGATCGGCGCCCTGCCCACCGTCGCCGGCTCCCTGCTGCCCGAGGTTCTCACCCGGCTGCGCGCCCGGCACCCCGAACTCGACGTCCGGGTCCGCACCGACCCGAACACCGTCCTGCTCTCCGCCCTGGCCACCGGTACCGTCGACGTCGTGCTCGGCCGCATGGCCGAGCCCGCCCGGATGGTCGGGCTGTCGTTCGAACTCCTCTACGCCGAAACCCTCGTGTGCGTCGTGCGCCCCGGACACCCCCTCGCCGGCCGGCCCGTCACTCTCGCCGACCTGCTCGACCACCCACTCGTCGTCGCCACCCGCGGCACGGTGCCGCGGCACGCCGCCGACGCCCTGTTCGAACGGCACGGTCTGCGCCCGCCCGGCGGTCGCCTCGAGACCCTGGACCTGTCCGTCGCGCGCGGGGTGGTGCGTCGCAGCGACGCCGTGTGGATCACCACCGAACGCGCCCCCCGCGACGACCTCGCCGACGGAACCCTGTGCCGCCTCGACCTTCCCGCCGCCGGAACCGTCGAACCCGTGGGGGTGCTGCGCCGCAGCGCCGACACCCCGTCGGCGGCCCTCGACAACCTGCTCACCCTCCTGCGCGACATCGCCGTGGGGGAGACATGGCAGGATTTCCCCCATGGCTGA
- a CDS encoding OsmC family protein, with the protein MADQTPDLPPTELWVERTGTRRYTGRSSRGAEVLIGSENVEGVFTPGELLKIALAACSGMSSDFPLSRRLGDDYDATIRVSGAADRENEVYPHLEEELVLDLSELDTEAQARLLALVERSIDKVCTVGRTLKAGTKVSLTITPES; encoded by the coding sequence ATGGCTGACCAGACTCCCGATCTTCCCCCGACCGAACTGTGGGTCGAACGCACCGGAACCCGCCGCTACACCGGCCGCAGCTCCCGGGGCGCCGAGGTGCTCATCGGATCCGAGAACGTCGAGGGCGTCTTCACACCCGGTGAGCTGCTGAAGATCGCGCTGGCCGCGTGCTCGGGCATGTCCTCGGACTTCCCGCTGTCCCGCCGCCTCGGCGACGACTACGACGCCACCATCCGCGTCTCCGGTGCCGCCGACCGCGAGAACGAGGTGTACCCGCACCTCGAGGAGGAACTGGTCCTCGACCTGTCCGAACTCGACACCGAGGCCCAGGCCCGCCTGCTCGCCCTCGTCGAACGTTCCATCGACAAGGTGTGCACCGTGGGCCGCACCCTCAAGGCCGGCACCAAGGTCTCGCTCACCATCACCCCCGAGTCCTGA
- a CDS encoding acylphosphatase, which yields MTTNPDTERLTAWVHGRVQGVGFRWFTRARALELGLVGHATNHPDGRVLVVAEGPRPALEQLLAWLRSGDTPGEVRLVVESWDPARGGLTGFVER from the coding sequence ATGACCACGAACCCGGACACCGAACGGCTCACCGCGTGGGTGCACGGCCGGGTCCAGGGCGTGGGTTTCCGCTGGTTCACCCGGGCCCGCGCCCTCGAACTCGGACTCGTCGGACACGCCACCAACCACCCCGACGGGCGGGTGCTGGTCGTCGCCGAGGGCCCGCGGCCCGCGCTCGAACAACTCCTGGCCTGGTTGCGCTCCGGCGACACCCCGGGCGAGGTACGGCTGGTCGTCGAATCGTGGGACCCCGCGCGCGGCGGCCTCACCGGTTTCGTCGAACGCTGA